In one Candidatus Bathyarchaeota archaeon genomic region, the following are encoded:
- a CDS encoding 2-oxoacid:acceptor oxidoreductase subunit alpha, which yields MQGNEACAEGAIAAGCRFFAFYPITPASEIAERMAERLPRLGGIYIQMEDEIAALGSVIGAAWTGVKAMTATSGPGFSLMQEHIGYAVMTETPCVIVDVQRAGPSTGIPPVPMQGDVYQARRGSHGEYEIIVLAPSSVQEMFNLTIEAFNLSEEYRTPVILLPDEIVGHMREEVIIPNYSSLKLVERKKPTMPPEECKPFLDENVAPMPSFGSGYHVHVTGSSHDEKGFRNVRDPEAIDKVVRRLCAKIRKNLNKITKVETKFMEDADVALISYGSSARAALYVAKEARARGFRVGFMRLITLWPFADSAVREVAQQVHKILVFEDNLGQIINEVQRVVAGSAEVELVSPEVIGTLHRPDYALNRVLQVVR from the coding sequence ATGCAAGGTAATGAGGCTTGTGCTGAGGGGGCTATCGCCGCAGGGTGCCGCTTTTTTGCATTTTATCCAATAACTCCTGCGAGTGAAATAGCGGAGAGAATGGCTGAACGCCTTCCAAGATTAGGTGGAATTTACATTCAAATGGAAGATGAGATTGCTGCATTGGGATCGGTTATCGGCGCTGCTTGGACAGGGGTCAAAGCGATGACCGCAACCTCCGGTCCCGGTTTTAGCCTTATGCAAGAGCATATTGGATATGCTGTGATGACTGAAACGCCTTGCGTTATCGTTGATGTTCAAAGGGCTGGTCCAAGTACTGGGATCCCCCCAGTTCCAATGCAAGGGGATGTGTATCAAGCTCGGCGTGGAAGCCATGGAGAATATGAAATCATTGTATTAGCTCCATCTTCAGTTCAAGAAATGTTCAACCTCACCATTGAAGCCTTCAATCTTTCGGAGGAATATCGAACACCAGTAATCTTGCTACCTGACGAAATTGTTGGACACATGCGGGAAGAGGTAATTATTCCTAATTACTCAAGTTTAAAACTAGTGGAGCGCAAAAAACCAACAATGCCTCCGGAGGAATGTAAACCCTTCCTTGACGAAAACGTTGCCCCTATGCCATCTTTTGGATCCGGGTATCACGTCCATGTTACAGGATCAAGCCACGACGAAAAGGGCTTCAGGAATGTTCGCGATCCAGAAGCCATCGACAAGGTGGTTCGGCGACTATGTGCCAAGATTCGAAAAAATCTTAACAAAATTACTAAAGTTGAAACGAAATTTATGGAAGACGCGGATGTAGCTCTCATTTCCTATGGCAGTAGTGCTCGAGCGGCATTATATGTCGCTAAGGAGGCAAGGGCGAGGGGATTTAGGGTTGGCTTTATGCGGTTGATTACCCTCTGGCCGTTTGCTGACTCAGCCGTTCGTGAAGTGGCGCAACAAGTTCATAAAATCCTTGTTTTTGAGGATAATCTTGGTCAAATAATAAATGAAGTTCAACGTGTAGTTGCAGGTAGCGCTGAAGTTGAACTCGTTTCACCGGAAGTCATCGGTACGTTACATCGTCCGGATTATGCGCTGAACCGAGTTTTGCAAGTGGTGAGGTAA
- a CDS encoding 2-oxoacid:ferredoxin oxidoreductase subunit beta, with product MNAYVHPLMKYIRKGGLPQPHCAGCGNGIIAQCTLRAIDELALDMNSMVFVSGIGCSSWIPSPLFNADVLHATHGRAITFATGVKLASPNTHVVVFTGDGDGAGIGGNHLIHAARRNIGLTVILVNNFIYGMTGGQVAPTTPYGARTSTTPFGNLEHPFDLCKLMQGAGATYVARWTTFQVKLLTASIKRALGKKGFAFIEVVSQCPVQYGRRIGMDDPAKMMRWFKENSVSIQKAKEMSSEELKNRIVVGVFVDVEAPELTEEYQKLFMRLRYGKN from the coding sequence ATGAATGCATATGTCCATCCACTTATGAAATACATTCGAAAGGGTGGACTACCGCAACCCCACTGTGCTGGATGTGGCAATGGTATAATCGCCCAATGCACGCTGCGTGCCATTGACGAATTAGCTTTAGACATGAATTCAATGGTTTTCGTATCCGGCATTGGATGTAGTAGCTGGATCCCCAGTCCACTATTCAATGCGGACGTACTCCATGCAACTCATGGAAGGGCAATTACATTTGCAACCGGAGTTAAACTTGCTAGTCCAAACACTCATGTTGTTGTATTCACCGGGGACGGAGATGGAGCTGGCATTGGCGGGAATCATTTAATTCATGCAGCACGACGGAACATCGGGCTCACGGTAATTCTTGTGAACAACTTCATTTATGGAATGACTGGAGGACAAGTGGCTCCAACTACTCCTTACGGAGCTAGAACTTCTACAACGCCCTTCGGGAATCTTGAACATCCCTTTGACCTCTGCAAGCTTATGCAGGGAGCTGGCGCTACTTACGTCGCCCGATGGACAACATTCCAGGTAAAGCTGTTAACAGCGTCAATTAAGAGAGCCCTGGGGAAGAAAGGTTTTGCATTTATCGAAGTTGTATCTCAGTGTCCAGTTCAGTATGGTCGCCGTATTGGAATGGATGATCCCGCTAAAATGATGCGATGGTTTAAAGAAAACTCGGTTTCAATTCAAAAAGCCAAGGAAATGAGTTCTGAGGAATTGAAGAATCGGATTGTAGTCGGCGTATTTGTTGATGTTGAGGCACCTGAGTTAACAGAGGAGTATCAGAAATTATTTATGAGGTTACGCTATGGGAAGAATTGA
- a CDS encoding 2-oxoacid:ferredoxin oxidoreductase subunit gamma, which yields MGRIDIRIAGFGGQGVILAGLLLGKAAVIYDKKKAVQTQSYGAEARGGAARSEVVIADEPIDYPKVISADILVAMSQEAVNRYFENLKGGATVIVDADLVSKVPICQEVKVYKVPATSVATKEFGNQIVANMIMLGALVGLTNAVSETAIRTAVMEGVPEGTREVNLQALEKGLSFARLLKKARNYAPL from the coding sequence ATGGGAAGAATTGACATTCGTATAGCGGGTTTTGGCGGTCAAGGCGTGATACTTGCCGGACTGCTTCTGGGTAAAGCAGCGGTTATATACGATAAAAAGAAGGCGGTACAAACTCAATCTTATGGTGCGGAGGCTCGTGGGGGAGCAGCACGTTCAGAGGTCGTAATTGCCGATGAACCCATAGACTATCCCAAAGTTATTTCAGCGGATATTTTGGTAGCTATGTCGCAGGAGGCTGTGAACCGCTATTTTGAAAATTTAAAGGGGGGTGCTACCGTTATTGTTGATGCGGATTTAGTTTCTAAGGTGCCGATATGCCAAGAAGTGAAAGTTTACAAAGTTCCAGCCACTAGCGTTGCTACTAAAGAATTTGGTAATCAAATTGTGGCAAATATGATCATGCTTGGTGCACTTGTGGGTTTAACCAATGCTGTTTCTGAAACCGCAATTCGGACCGCGGTTATGGAGGGGGTGCCTGAAGGTACAAGGGAAGTTAACCTTCAGGCTCTCGAAAAAGGGCTTAGTTTTGCCCGACTGTTAAAAAAGGCGAGGAATTATGCGCCTCTTTGA
- a CDS encoding 4Fe-4S binding protein has protein sequence MPEIRISEALCKGCYLCIAFCPFQVLKKSESLSPKGIFPVVIENAGKCTGCRICEFFCPEFAIYVVKEG, from the coding sequence TTGCCGGAAATTAGAATAAGTGAGGCTCTTTGTAAGGGCTGTTATCTTTGCATCGCGTTCTGCCCATTTCAAGTGCTAAAGAAATCTGAAAGCCTCTCCCCGAAAGGGATCTTTCCCGTTGTAATCGAAAATGCGGGCAAGTGTACTGGCTGTCGGATTTGTGAATTTTTCTGCCCTGAGTTTGCGATTTACGTAGTGAAGGAGGGTTAA
- the sucD gene encoding succinate--CoA ligase subunit alpha — translation MTILVDENTRVIVQGITGRIGSVQTRLMLNYGTKIVAGVTPGKGGQTVEGIPVYNTVSEALKEHPADSSIIFVPATFAKDAAFEAINAGLKLLVIITEHIPVHDTMKIKAMAERHGVTVLGPNTPGIISPGKTKLGIMPGNLYMPGEVGIVARSATLSYEIAGNLTEAGIGQTTCLGIGGDLITGVTFVDVLKMFEADHDTKAIVIVGEIGRTVEEEAAKFIEGQISKPVVAFIAGRYAPLGKRMGHAGAIIERGRGTVETKITALREAGVKVIERPMEIVSAIRDVFKHGLT, via the coding sequence TTGACTATTCTCGTTGACGAAAACACGCGGGTGATTGTTCAAGGTATAACTGGGCGAATTGGCAGCGTGCAAACCCGCCTCATGTTGAATTATGGTACGAAAATAGTTGCCGGGGTTACTCCAGGTAAAGGAGGACAAACAGTTGAAGGTATACCTGTATACAACACAGTGAGTGAAGCTCTCAAGGAGCATCCAGCTGATTCGTCGATTATTTTTGTTCCTGCGACTTTTGCTAAGGATGCAGCGTTTGAGGCGATAAACGCTGGACTTAAACTACTTGTCATTATTACGGAACATATTCCTGTTCACGACACTATGAAAATTAAAGCTATGGCAGAACGGCATGGAGTAACCGTGCTGGGTCCAAATACTCCCGGAATAATAAGTCCCGGAAAAACCAAGCTCGGCATTATGCCGGGTAATTTGTACATGCCCGGTGAAGTTGGCATTGTAGCTCGTAGTGCAACCCTATCGTACGAAATTGCAGGAAACTTAACTGAAGCTGGAATCGGTCAAACTACATGCTTGGGCATAGGAGGGGACTTGATAACTGGTGTGACGTTTGTTGACGTATTGAAAATGTTTGAAGCCGATCACGATACGAAAGCAATAGTGATTGTAGGTGAAATTGGGCGAACAGTTGAAGAAGAAGCCGCCAAATTTATTGAGGGTCAGATTTCAAAGCCGGTAGTCGCTTTCATTGCGGGACGTTATGCCCCTCTTGGAAAACGTATGGGGCATGCTGGGGCCATCATTGAACGTGGTCGAGGTACAGTTGAAACCAAGATTACTGCACTTCGTGAGGCAGGAGTTAAGGTTATAGAACGTCCAATGGAGATTGTTTCAGCAATTCGAGACGTATTCAAACACGGTTTAACATAG
- the larA gene encoding nickel-dependent lactate racemase, translating to MSFQEILLPYGKSTIKVKVPKENLIGVIEPRDLPPVKDPIEAVKEAVSHPILGPRLSEIAKSGDKVAIVVTDITRRCPDNILMPVILSELKKGGVRAEDITAVIALGIHRPMTQEEIRTKIGEEAFRRVRTINHNCRDKSQMVYIGKTRRLNIPVWINKIVAEADVVVTTGVVEAHVFAGYSGGRKSIIPGVSGEEAIAAVHRPEWLDDPQVGTGIIKGNPVHEDMVELARLVGVDFIVNVVLNSQDKIVQAAAGDLIAAHEKLIATYDKMYKVEIHEKADIVISSPAYPKDINLYQATRAANNIVLVPNPPVKKGGIVIIPAPCQDGVGDELFYEWMKTAENPSEVLERAKREYKIGVHKPYLLSKILSHAGVIVANSVLPADLIREMHLTPAKTVDEGLEIAFKKLGGDARILICPHGISTIPIMVSSKRGENSS from the coding sequence ATGTCTTTTCAAGAAATTTTATTACCCTATGGAAAGTCTACTATCAAAGTTAAAGTTCCAAAGGAAAATCTCATCGGAGTAATCGAACCGCGCGACTTACCACCGGTGAAAGATCCAATAGAAGCTGTTAAAGAGGCTGTATCTCACCCAATTTTAGGTCCCCGTCTCTCCGAAATTGCCAAGTCTGGCGACAAGGTTGCAATTGTAGTCACAGACATAACCCGCCGATGCCCAGACAATATCCTAATGCCAGTAATTCTCAGTGAACTCAAGAAGGGAGGTGTGCGTGCTGAGGATATAACGGCTGTAATTGCACTGGGTATCCACCGTCCCATGACGCAAGAAGAAATCAGAACAAAAATCGGCGAGGAAGCATTTAGGCGAGTGAGGACGATTAATCATAACTGCCGAGACAAGTCACAGATGGTTTACATTGGGAAAACTCGACGCTTAAACATCCCCGTATGGATTAATAAAATAGTCGCCGAGGCAGATGTTGTAGTAACAACAGGAGTCGTTGAAGCCCATGTTTTTGCTGGATACAGTGGGGGCAGAAAAAGTATCATCCCCGGAGTCTCGGGAGAAGAAGCCATCGCAGCTGTGCACCGACCGGAATGGTTAGATGACCCGCAAGTAGGGACAGGCATTATCAAGGGCAATCCTGTACATGAAGATATGGTAGAACTAGCTAGACTTGTGGGCGTTGATTTCATTGTGAACGTGGTGCTTAACAGCCAAGATAAAATAGTGCAAGCCGCGGCAGGGGATTTAATCGCCGCCCATGAAAAATTAATTGCAACTTATGATAAAATGTACAAAGTCGAAATCCACGAAAAAGCTGATATAGTCATCTCATCTCCTGCTTACCCAAAAGACATCAACCTCTACCAAGCCACACGAGCCGCTAATAACATCGTATTAGTTCCAAATCCCCCGGTTAAAAAAGGCGGCATTGTTATTATTCCCGCCCCATGCCAAGATGGTGTAGGCGACGAACTCTTCTACGAATGGATGAAAACCGCGGAGAATCCATCGGAAGTATTAGAAAGGGCAAAGCGGGAATATAAAATTGGAGTCCATAAGCCTTACCTCCTATCTAAAATCCTCAGCCACGCTGGAGTCATAGTCGCAAACTCGGTCTTGCCTGCTGACCTCATACGCGAAATGCATCTGACACCTGCAAAAACTGTGGACGAAGGATTGGAAATAGCGTTTAAAAAACTTGGGGGAGATGCCAGAATTCTAATTTGTCCACATGGAATCTCAACCATACCTATAATGGTATCATCAAAAAGAGGAGAAAACAGTAGCTGA
- a CDS encoding O-acetyl-ADP-ribose deacetylase, with the protein MDIMVGKTKLRLNQGDITDQETDAIVNAANSTLMGGGGVDGAIHRKGGPRILEECKKIRATRWPEGLPTGKAVITSGGNLKARYVIHTVGPVWQGGDKGEPELLADAYRNSLALAVANGLKTIAFPSISTGAYGYPIEKASRIALRTVKQFLEKEDRLDEIVFVLFSQHDFKVYEAAAREIFST; encoded by the coding sequence ATGGATATAATGGTTGGTAAGACCAAACTTCGCCTTAATCAAGGTGACATAACCGACCAAGAGACAGACGCGATAGTAAACGCAGCAAACTCCACCCTAATGGGAGGTGGTGGAGTGGATGGGGCAATTCATCGAAAAGGTGGACCAAGAATACTGGAAGAATGCAAAAAAATCCGAGCCACCCGATGGCCTGAAGGTCTTCCAACCGGGAAAGCAGTTATCACAAGTGGAGGGAACCTTAAGGCTCGATATGTTATTCACACGGTAGGGCCAGTATGGCAGGGAGGAGATAAAGGTGAACCAGAACTCTTGGCCGATGCTTATCGCAACTCCTTGGCATTGGCGGTAGCCAATGGCTTGAAGACTATAGCGTTTCCCTCGATAAGTACAGGAGCTTATGGCTACCCGATCGAAAAGGCCAGCCGAATAGCGTTAAGGACGGTTAAACAGTTTTTAGAAAAAGAAGACAGGCTGGATGAGATAGTGTTCGTCCTGTTCAGCCAGCATGACTTTAAAGTCTATGAGGCTGCAGCTAGGGAGATTTTCAGTACTTGA
- a CDS encoding endonuclease III translates to MKVKEPRSRVMKRFPSSLLGKLESIYSRYWWNRDEEALFKKAMSDPFQNIIFTLLSQNTSAENTRRAYLELIRKFEVTPQCLLDVDETELSEAIRPGGLQKVKARRIKEIARHVLSEYNGDLSWVYSEPKEVVREKVMKLPGVGDKTADVLISSIHGQREALVVDTHMRRIAIRLGLVEENASYQEVQEALTRFFPWENIPKQNEERIVGLFWMLAKHTCTARRPKCESCMLAGICDKRVRATSMGRRSISWTGRKK, encoded by the coding sequence ATGAAAGTAAAAGAGCCGAGAAGCCGAGTGATGAAACGGTTTCCCTCTTCGTTACTAGGGAAACTGGAGAGTATCTATTCGAGATATTGGTGGAATAGGGATGAAGAAGCTCTCTTCAAGAAAGCTATGAGCGATCCGTTTCAAAACATTATTTTTACTCTTTTATCGCAGAATACTTCGGCTGAAAATACACGTAGAGCCTACTTAGAATTGATCCGTAAATTCGAGGTGACACCTCAGTGTTTATTGGACGTAGATGAAACGGAATTGAGTGAGGCTATTCGTCCAGGCGGGCTTCAAAAGGTAAAAGCGAGAAGAATAAAGGAAATTGCGCGCCACGTGTTGTCGGAGTATAACGGAGATCTTTCCTGGGTTTACAGTGAGCCGAAGGAAGTTGTTAGGGAGAAGGTGATGAAGTTGCCTGGGGTAGGCGATAAGACTGCAGACGTGCTGATTTCGAGTATACATGGGCAAAGGGAGGCGTTAGTCGTGGATACTCATATGCGGAGGATAGCTATTCGCTTAGGACTAGTTGAGGAAAACGCGTCTTACCAAGAAGTGCAAGAAGCGTTGACACGCTTTTTTCCATGGGAGAATATACCTAAGCAGAATGAGGAAAGGATTGTCGGGCTTTTCTGGATGTTGGCGAAGCACACGTGCACAGCGCGGAGGCCTAAGTGCGAGAGTTGCATGTTAGCGGGAATATGCGATAAAAGGGTTAGGGCAACTTCCATGGGGAGAAGGAGTATATCCTGGACCGGGCGCAAAAAATAG
- the sucC gene encoding ADP-forming succinate--CoA ligase subunit beta: protein MRLFEFEAKALFSLNGIPIPEGEVVETPTEARDVAESLQKPVMLKAQVLAGMRGKAGGIKLARNPVEAEEFSKKLLGTEICGCKVRKLLVEECLDIDRELYLSVTFDSSKGRPVIIASPEGGIEIEEVAFKSPEKIIQVYVDVFEGIKPEAAREIVMKMGLTGDLLLKVSQTLWTLYKVFEKYDAIIAEINPLIITKNQQVSAAGAVLNLDDDALYRHPEVAIKPEERIEDPIELEAWKLGIPYVRLDGDIGTIGSGAGLAIATIDLVRHFGGKAANFLDTGGRITQEHIEKALEIVMMNPNVRAILINLYGGINPIVEGARGIVKFIRERKLQIPVVVKVKGNFEDEAWKILEEAGVDVIKVTQTELAAQRIVQLAQMGESVDYSR from the coding sequence ATGCGCCTCTTTGAATTTGAAGCGAAAGCCCTTTTCAGCTTGAATGGGATTCCAATCCCGGAAGGCGAGGTTGTTGAAACTCCTACTGAAGCACGAGATGTAGCGGAGAGTCTCCAGAAACCCGTGATGCTTAAAGCTCAAGTGCTTGCTGGGATGAGGGGAAAAGCTGGAGGCATAAAGCTAGCTCGTAATCCAGTTGAGGCTGAAGAGTTTTCAAAGAAATTGCTAGGAACTGAAATTTGCGGCTGTAAAGTTAGAAAACTTCTAGTTGAGGAGTGTCTAGACATAGACCGTGAGCTTTATCTCAGCGTAACTTTTGATAGCTCAAAAGGCAGGCCAGTTATTATTGCCAGCCCAGAGGGCGGGATTGAAATCGAGGAGGTAGCTTTTAAATCCCCTGAAAAAATAATTCAGGTTTACGTTGACGTCTTCGAGGGGATAAAACCAGAAGCCGCCCGAGAAATTGTTATGAAAATGGGCTTGACCGGAGATCTTCTCCTAAAAGTTAGTCAAACCCTGTGGACGCTCTACAAGGTATTCGAGAAATATGATGCGATTATCGCTGAGATAAACCCCCTCATTATTACAAAGAACCAGCAGGTTTCAGCGGCTGGAGCCGTGCTTAATCTTGACGACGATGCATTATATCGTCATCCAGAAGTAGCAATTAAGCCAGAAGAACGTATCGAAGACCCCATTGAGCTGGAAGCTTGGAAGTTAGGTATACCATATGTACGTTTAGATGGGGATATTGGGACAATTGGTAGCGGCGCTGGCTTAGCGATAGCAACTATAGATTTGGTGAGACATTTTGGCGGGAAAGCAGCCAACTTTTTGGATACAGGTGGGAGAATTACACAAGAGCATATTGAGAAGGCCCTTGAAATCGTTATGATGAATCCCAATGTTCGCGCAATCCTGATCAACTTGTATGGGGGTATCAATCCAATTGTAGAAGGGGCCCGGGGGATTGTGAAGTTTATTCGTGAAAGGAAGTTGCAGATTCCAGTAGTGGTAAAAGTTAAAGGTAATTTCGAAGATGAGGCGTGGAAAATCCTTGAAGAGGCTGGTGTGGACGTAATTAAGGTAACTCAAACTGAACTTGCAGCGCAACGGATTGTACAGCTTGCACAGATGGGGGAAAGCGTTGACTATTCTCGTTGA
- a CDS encoding FAD-binding protein produces MSAFNVIKMLEKEKILENLSAITAPDRVSIDAAELYCYSYDASVHMCRPDAVVWPENTEEISRIVKFANEYRIPVIPRGAATGDMGGALAINGGIIVDLTRMNKIKEIRIEDLQVTVEPGVVFAQLNKELGKYGFFFPPDPGSGDACTIGGMVACNASGLHAVKYGVTRDYILSLEVVLPNGRIIRTGSKVLKTATGYDLTRLFVGSEGTLGIITEITLRIRPLPKHFATAVATFDDLVKAGRAVSLIMESGIVPAALEIMDKLRIQAVNKVMNLALPEAEGTLLIEVDGHSDAIMEEIKLISKICREEGAVSVVCSTDPREREKLWAGRKAAYAALIRLFKPQIRPIQGFGNDIVVPISKVPAMLKSVQDISRKHDIVIATMGHIGDGNLHPTIMIDVTRKEDWEKAEAATAEIYQTVIELGGSIAGEHAIGITRAPFIELEHADLIELWKRIKQAFDPHNIMNPGKIGLDTIPKDPLIFLAYAKYFEGKDKVA; encoded by the coding sequence GTGTCAGCATTTAACGTGATAAAAATGCTAGAGAAGGAAAAAATTCTTGAAAACCTTTCCGCCATAACCGCTCCAGATAGAGTCTCGATAGACGCTGCGGAACTCTATTGTTACTCTTACGATGCTTCAGTCCATATGTGCAGACCAGATGCAGTTGTTTGGCCGGAGAATACGGAAGAAATTTCGAGGATTGTAAAATTCGCTAATGAATATAGAATTCCAGTGATACCTCGGGGTGCGGCGACAGGCGACATGGGAGGGGCGCTGGCGATTAATGGCGGGATCATCGTTGACCTTACCCGCATGAATAAGATAAAGGAAATTAGAATTGAAGACCTCCAAGTAACAGTGGAACCTGGCGTTGTATTCGCCCAACTAAACAAAGAACTCGGCAAATACGGCTTCTTTTTCCCTCCGGACCCTGGGAGTGGAGATGCGTGCACAATTGGGGGTATGGTGGCGTGTAATGCAAGCGGTTTACATGCCGTGAAATATGGCGTAACCCGAGATTACATCCTCTCACTTGAGGTTGTATTACCAAATGGCAGAATTATAAGGACAGGATCTAAGGTTCTCAAAACAGCGACGGGCTACGACTTGACCCGCTTGTTTGTGGGATCAGAAGGAACCCTTGGAATAATAACTGAGATCACACTTCGAATCCGCCCCTTACCAAAGCATTTCGCCACCGCCGTAGCTACATTTGATGACCTGGTAAAAGCTGGGAGAGCTGTGTCGCTGATAATGGAAAGCGGAATTGTGCCTGCAGCCCTTGAAATTATGGATAAACTACGGATCCAAGCAGTTAATAAAGTTATGAACTTAGCCCTACCTGAAGCCGAAGGCACGTTATTAATCGAGGTGGATGGACATTCAGACGCCATCATGGAAGAAATCAAATTAATTTCCAAAATATGCCGGGAAGAAGGCGCAGTAAGCGTCGTCTGCTCGACTGACCCAAGAGAAAGAGAAAAATTGTGGGCGGGACGCAAAGCCGCCTACGCGGCGCTAATACGCCTCTTTAAGCCTCAGATTAGACCTATCCAAGGATTCGGCAATGACATAGTAGTCCCAATTTCAAAAGTACCGGCAATGCTCAAAAGCGTTCAAGACATCTCGCGTAAACATGACATCGTAATTGCTACTATGGGGCATATCGGCGACGGAAACTTACATCCAACAATCATGATCGACGTAACCCGCAAAGAAGATTGGGAGAAGGCAGAGGCTGCTACAGCAGAAATCTATCAGACCGTGATAGAATTAGGCGGATCAATAGCAGGCGAACATGCCATAGGAATCACTCGAGCCCCATTCATCGAATTAGAACATGCAGACCTCATTGAACTCTGGAAACGAATTAAACAGGCATTTGATCCGCATAACATCATGAACCCTGGGAAAATTGGACTTGACACTATTCCTAAGGATCCCCTAATTTTCCTGGCGTACGCAAAATATTTCGAGGGAAAAGACAAAGTTGCTTAG
- a CDS encoding (Fe-S)-binding protein yields MLSEYEKEMLCCTTCGFCRAVCPTFNHFKQESANARGKVLLSYGLLKNEIPITQHMIERLHTCLTCGKCNIKCPSGIDVVEIIKEARAELVNKNAGPLPNQKFVDSYIKTDYNPFGKSAAKRLEWAPEAYKTLRNAETVYFAGCMAAYWYPEIAQATLKIFEHLGIKVAVLKGERCCGIPPLWDGQINLAKELAKSNIETFHASNTQLIVTTCAGCYRTLKIDYPKLFGKVDYRVMHITEFLSEYVNENKIKFKGKIEKMTTYHDPCHLGRHMNLYEAPRTIIQNIPGLKFREMENNRKDAECCGGGAGVFRTAFANLALTFGKSRVEEAKKVGAEVILTSCPMCMLNLNQAAKRAQIKIEVSDPILLLAKILE; encoded by the coding sequence TTGCTTAGCGAATATGAAAAGGAAATGCTCTGTTGCACAACTTGCGGCTTCTGCCGAGCAGTTTGCCCAACCTTCAACCATTTTAAGCAAGAATCAGCCAACGCACGGGGCAAAGTTCTGCTATCCTACGGGCTGCTCAAAAACGAGATCCCAATTACACAGCATATGATTGAGAGACTCCATACTTGCCTAACCTGTGGAAAGTGTAATATAAAATGCCCCTCTGGAATCGACGTAGTAGAAATCATTAAAGAGGCAAGAGCAGAATTAGTAAACAAAAACGCAGGCCCACTACCAAATCAAAAATTTGTAGACAGCTATATTAAAACCGACTATAACCCCTTCGGCAAATCAGCAGCCAAAAGGCTTGAATGGGCTCCTGAAGCGTACAAGACTTTACGAAACGCCGAAACCGTATATTTCGCAGGATGTATGGCTGCGTATTGGTACCCAGAAATCGCGCAAGCCACACTGAAAATCTTTGAACACCTAGGAATCAAAGTCGCCGTCCTTAAAGGTGAAAGATGCTGCGGCATACCACCACTCTGGGATGGACAAATCAACCTTGCAAAAGAACTCGCAAAAAGTAACATCGAAACATTCCACGCCTCAAACACGCAACTAATAGTTACCACGTGTGCAGGGTGTTATCGAACCCTAAAAATCGACTATCCTAAGCTGTTCGGCAAAGTAGATTACAGAGTTATGCACATTACAGAATTTTTGTCAGAATACGTCAATGAAAACAAAATAAAATTTAAAGGAAAAATTGAAAAAATGACAACCTACCATGACCCCTGCCACCTTGGGAGACACATGAACTTATATGAAGCCCCGAGGACAATCATACAAAACATCCCTGGACTCAAATTTAGAGAGATGGAAAACAACAGGAAAGATGCCGAATGCTGCGGAGGAGGCGCGGGAGTTTTCAGGACAGCCTTCGCCAACCTTGCACTAACATTCGGGAAATCAAGAGTTGAAGAAGCAAAAAAGGTTGGGGCTGAAGTAATATTAACTAGTTGCCCGATGTGTATGCTCAATCTAAACCAAGCTGCAAAAAGAGCTCAAATTAAAATTGAAGTTAGCGATCCAATACTCCTACTCGCAAAGATTCTAGAATAG